In [Phormidium] sp. ETS-05, the genomic window TTTGTGGTTGTAGGTGGGGGATGAAGAAACCGGGTTTCTCTCCCGCAAAGATACTTTACCTGGACGAGGATTTGTGGCAGAAACCCGGTTTCTGGATGGTTGAGAAATTAGATTTCTCGGTTCGCCATCTAACAAACCGGAACGGGCGATAATCCAGTGGGCTTTTTGATAATGACCGGAGTAGTTTTGCTGGATGAGGGTATAACCATCCTTGTCGGTTTTGGTGTAAAACGGCATTAAGGATGTACCGGGTTTGAGGTGGCTGGCTTCTTGGTAGGTGCCATCACGCCGCATGAATTGATGATCTGGGGTGCATTTGATTTCGGCTCCATTGTCGAGAATTACTTTGACTAGGGGAGCTTGGCGACGTGTTAGGCGGGCGATCGCCTGGGCTGCAACAATGCGTCCGGTGTTGGTGCAGGCATAAACAATGAACTCTCGCTCCCATGAAGCCAGTTCCTCCAGAGGATAAGACTTGCCATCTGCCAGAGGTACTAACGTATCGCCGGTAAAGCAGCCAATATCCACCCCCACAGCGGCGGGGATGATGGCTTCTTTGGTGGCTAACACGGAGCCGACTAAGGCGCCTTTGCCTAAATGTACGTCTGGCATTAGGGCTACGTGTTTATACACGAAGGGGAGAGAGGCGACGTTGCGCGCCATTCTCATCTCTTCGTAGCCTAGCTGGTGGTTCGCCCAAGACAGCACTGGCTTGGGGGTGGATAGCTCCAGGTCTTGGTAGGGCATAGGGCTGTTTTGGTGGTGTGACTCTTTTATACTACATTATACTACATATTTTGTCATTTGTCCTTTGTCATTTGTCCTTTGTCATTTGTCCAAAGTCCAATTCCCCCCTCTCCCCACTTGGGAGAGGGGTAGGGGGTGAGGGCTTTGTCATTTGTCATTTGTCCTTTGTCCTTTGTCCTTTGTCCTTTGATAATTGAGAATTAGTAATTATTAATTATCGATTATCAATTATCACTTATCAATTATCAATTGTCATCGCTGGACTAGGATGGGGCGCAAACCGGCGGCGGCGGCGCCGAGGTAGTCTTCTTTGTGGCTGTCCCCTACGTGCCATGCTTGGTGGGGGGGACATTGGTGTTTGGCGAGAGCCACGGTGAAGATGTGGGGGTCCGGTTTGGCGGCGCCAACGGCGGTGGAGATGGTGACGGAGGAGAAAAAGTGGTCTAGTTTTAATGCTTTTAAGACGGAGTAAAGCCGAGAGTCAAAGTTGGATAAGACGCCGAGCTGGATATGGAGGCGTTGGAGGCGTTGCAGTTGGGGATATACGTCCGGGTAGAGGTCCCAGGGGGCGGCGGTGGCGAAGTGGTGATAAAGTTGGGTGAAGAAGTCGCCCCAGTGGGGGAAGTGGTGGAGGACGTTGGCTTGATGGAAGGTTTGGCGGGCGATCGCCTCCCACCAGTCAAACTCCAACTGGGCAAGCTGGTCCGGTGTGGCGTGGGGAAAAGCGGCTTCGGGAGCGGCCCGAAAGCTGTCAATAAAACATTTTTCTAGCAGTTCTGGCTCGATATCTACACCAAACTGCTTTGCTTGTTCGGCGTAAACTTCCCCCACGCCGCCTCGGACGCCAAATAAAGTACCTACGGCATCAAAAAAGATGACTTTTGGCTGATTTTCTGGGGTAATTTCTCCCAAATCAATATTTTTTAGCATTTTCTCCACAGTAGGAATTAAAAATTAACGATTCCCCTTGGTCATATCTCACTAATGGCTCATCCGCTAAACAGCCAGCCGTTTGTTCAAAGAAACCAGCAGGCCAGCCTAATGATTCCGGAGTTTGAGTTGTGGTTTCTTGAGCAACTGGCTGATAGATAACAGCCATTTCTAACTCTTGATTGGCTAAATCTTGAGGTACTTGGAACATAACTTTTCCCTCAGCATCAGAGCGGACTTTTAATTTAATGAATGGCATGATATTTTGGATAAAAAAACAACTTGATGGTCATCTAGGGTGCAGGGCTCCGGTTGCTAAATCGCCGCAATTTGCCCGTCATCGGGTCCCGCGTGTAGTTCACTGGGAGCCAAAAAGAGGCTAAAGCCCTACTACGAACCAAAAGAGGGCTAAAGCCCTACTACGAGCCAAAAGAGGGCTAAAGCCCAACTACGAGCCAAAAGAGGGCTAAAGCCCAACTACGAACCTTTTTCACCCCAGTTTATACCCCTCACGTGCATAAAACCGCAAAACCCCGCCGATAAGATAGTGACAACAGGAGGGGTTATCCCCAAGGAGCTGAGATTATGGCGACGACTTTAGCACAAGTGGCGAGTTTCTTGGACCAACGCGGTTGGCGCTATCGCCTGGAACCCGAACAGGACCGCATCCTCACAGGTGTGCAGTCAGACCATGTAGATAACTTCATGCTTGTGATTCAATTGCAGGAAAATGGGGAATATCTAAGCATATTTGCGCCCCAGGTAATGAATCTCAAAAATCACATATATAAGGGAGTGGCATTTCAGACCATGTTAGCCATCGCCTGGGAGGTGAAGCTGCTGCGGTGGGAATATGACCCCAGTGATGGCGAAGTGCGGACCAGTGTGGCTCTAGCATTAGAAGATGCACCTTTGACTGGGCGACAATTTAACCGCGTCTTGTCTGGGTTGATTAATTTGACGGAACGGGGGGTGGAAAGGTTAAAAACCGTATTAGCCACGGGGAACGACCCCGGAGCCAAAACCACCGAGGCTCAGATAGCAGCAGCATTGATGGAGATGCTACCCAGTGAGGCATTGGCGGGACTTCAGGCGGAACTGGAACGGCTGCAACGTGGGGAGTAATGGTTCAGAAACCGGGTTTCTGCGACAGTCTCTGTATCCTCACCGAGACTTGGTTAAGAAACCTAGACCAGAAACCGGGTTTCTGCGACAATCTCTGCATCCTCACCGAGACTTGGTTAAGAAACCCGGTTTCTAACATCGGAGAACATTATGAACTCACAAGAACGATTTACCCAAATTTGCACCTTTCTCGACCAGAAAGACTGGACATATCAGCCAGAACCAGAACTGCAACGGCTGAGGTTAATGGCAGAAAACGAAATAGTCGTTATTGCCGTAGAAGAAGATGGGGAATATCTCGTATTTACTCTGCCCCAATTGCTGACATTACCCCCTGACCATCCCCACTATGAGGCAGCATTGGAAACATTGGCATATTTTGGTTGGCAGCATAAACTGGTGCGGTGGCAACGGGACCCGGATGATGGGGAAGTGCGAGTGCAAGCAGATTTACCCATCGAAGATAGCGAATTGACCGCCAAACAGTTTTGGCGCACGTTGCGAGGGGCAGTACAAATTGCTCAACAGGGACAAGAACGGTTACAGCAAGTATTAGCCACGGGACAAGATACTAGCAATTCTCAAAATCCAGGAACAAATCAAGAAACCTTAGCTTTTTTCGGGGCTTTGCTTCAAGCTGAGGATGAAGGTGGCGAGACAGCAGTTTATCAGGTACTAGACCAACGGGGGGGACAACTTGACCCCCAATTACCCCAAGTCGCCCAGACTTATCTGGTAATGGTCAGTACGTCTAAACCAGAAATGCGAGATACTGCCGTAGGGTTGATTGAAAACTTGGCAATTCGTCTGCAAAATTATCCTAGGGGACGCAGGGAAATAAATATCAGAGTTGCTATCGCTCTTTATCAGTTAGTTTTAGCCGCCCGCCCCCGCGAAACTGCACCCTTAGACTGGGCAATGACCCAAAACAACCTGGGTTCTGCCTACTCTGACTTACCCACAGGAGACCGGGCAGCTAATTTACAACAAGCCATCGCCTGCTATGAAGCCGCCCTCACGGTCAGGAAACCGGACACTGCTCCCTTAGACTGGGCAGCCACCCAAAACAACCTGGGACTTGCCTACTCTAACTTACCCACAGGAGACCGGGCAGCCAATTTACAACAAGCCATTGACTGCTATAAAGCCACCCTCACGGTCTGGAAACAGGATACCGCTCCCTTATATTGGGCAATAA contains:
- a CDS encoding HAD-IA family hydrolase codes for the protein MLKNIDLGEITPENQPKVIFFDAVGTLFGVRGGVGEVYAEQAKQFGVDIEPELLEKCFIDSFRAAPEAAFPHATPDQLAQLEFDWWEAIARQTFHQANVLHHFPHWGDFFTQLYHHFATAAPWDLYPDVYPQLQRLQRLHIQLGVLSNFDSRLYSVLKALKLDHFFSSVTISTAVGAAKPDPHIFTVALAKHQCPPHQAWHVGDSHKEDYLGAAAAGLRPILVQR
- a CDS encoding YbjN domain-containing protein; this encodes MNSQERFTQICTFLDQKDWTYQPEPELQRLRLMAENEIVVIAVEEDGEYLVFTLPQLLTLPPDHPHYEAALETLAYFGWQHKLVRWQRDPDDGEVRVQADLPIEDSELTAKQFWRTLRGAVQIAQQGQERLQQVLATGQDTSNSQNPGTNQETLAFFGALLQAEDEGGETAVYQVLDQRGGQLDPQLPQVAQTYLVMVSTSKPEMRDTAVGLIENLAIRLQNYPRGRREINIRVAIALYQLVLAARPRETAPLDWAMTQNNLGSAYSDLPTGDRAANLQQAIACYEAALTVRKPDTAPLDWAATQNNLGLAYSNLPTGDRAANLQQAIDCYKATLTVWKQDTAPLYWAITQNNLGNAYSDLPTGDRAANLQLAIACYEAALTVWKPDTAPLQWAMTQNNLGNAYLYLPTGDRAANLQLAIACYKAALTVRKPDTAPLDWAMTQNNLGLAYSDLPTGDRAANLQQAIACYEAASPSKTGHRSLTVGNHPKQPGFCLL